From Streptomyces sp. NBC_00775, one genomic window encodes:
- a CDS encoding rhomboid family intramembrane serine protease: MEPESAVTTCYRHPKVESHVRCTRCDRYICPDCMREAAVGHQCVECVKEGARSVRQARTAFGGRISTVPVVTYLLIGLNVLAYVAEVARPSVVDRFEMLGRGLAGPDGGHYLWQYPYPSVLRPEGIIDGEWYRMLTGAFLHQPPTEGTFGIAHIVMNMFALWNIGRVVEAQLGRARYITLYLLSALGGSVVILLTAPNDPTVGASGAIFGLGAAYYVMARRLGADMRSVNQFMGGLLLWLVISAWFASWEGHLGGLLAGGAVTLAYAYAPRDSRRALRQGAACAMLLMLLVVLAVARTSALKSGAV, encoded by the coding sequence GTGGAGCCCGAGTCCGCCGTCACCACCTGCTATCGCCATCCCAAGGTGGAGTCCCATGTGCGCTGCACGCGGTGCGACCGCTACATCTGCCCGGACTGCATGCGCGAGGCGGCCGTCGGCCACCAGTGCGTGGAGTGTGTGAAGGAGGGCGCGCGGTCGGTACGGCAGGCCCGCACGGCCTTCGGCGGCCGGATCTCGACGGTGCCCGTGGTGACGTACCTGCTGATCGGCCTCAATGTGCTGGCCTACGTGGCCGAGGTGGCCCGTCCGTCGGTGGTCGACCGGTTCGAGATGCTGGGCCGGGGCCTGGCGGGCCCGGACGGCGGGCACTACCTGTGGCAGTACCCGTACCCGTCGGTCCTGCGTCCCGAGGGGATCATCGACGGCGAGTGGTACCGGATGCTGACCGGCGCGTTCCTCCATCAGCCGCCCACCGAGGGCACGTTCGGGATCGCGCACATCGTGATGAACATGTTCGCGCTGTGGAACATCGGCCGGGTCGTGGAGGCCCAGCTCGGCCGGGCCCGCTACATCACCCTGTACCTGCTCTCGGCGCTCGGCGGCTCGGTCGTCATCCTGCTGACCGCGCCGAACGATCCCACGGTCGGCGCGTCCGGTGCCATCTTCGGCCTCGGAGCCGCGTACTACGTGATGGCCCGCCGACTGGGCGCGGACATGCGCAGCGTCAACCAGTTCATGGGGGGCCTGCTGCTCTGGCTGGTGATCTCGGCGTGGTTCGCCTCCTGGGAGGGCCACCTGGGCGGGCTGCTGGCGGGCGGTGCCGTGACGCTGGCCTACGCGTACGCGCCTCGCGACAGCCGCCGGGCTCTCCGCCAAGGGGCCGCGTGCGCGATGCTGTTGATGCTGCTGGTGGTCCTGGCAGTCGCCCGGACGTCCGCGCTGAAGAGCGGAGCGGTCTAG
- a CDS encoding vWA domain-containing protein yields MAGISLTKVEETAPALVSLYKSAGVSLTRHGLNGQRAAVYLVVDYSGSMKEYYKDGSVQALADRVLGLAAHFDDDGTVPVVFFSTDIDAVTDIALDNHQGRIEGIVAGLGHMGKTSYHLAMDAVIDHYLDSGSKDPALVVFQTDGGPINKLAAERYLCKSAKLPLFWQFIGFGDPDSRQFEFLRKLDELAVPQKRVLDNAGFFHAGSDPRKVSDGELYDRLVGEFPQWLAAARTRGVVQ; encoded by the coding sequence ATGGCCGGAATCAGCCTGACCAAGGTGGAGGAGACCGCGCCCGCGTTGGTCAGTCTGTACAAGAGCGCGGGGGTATCCCTCACCCGGCACGGGCTGAACGGGCAGCGGGCCGCCGTGTATCTGGTGGTCGACTACTCGGGGTCGATGAAGGAGTACTACAAGGACGGCAGCGTGCAGGCGCTCGCCGACCGGGTGCTCGGTCTGGCCGCCCACTTCGACGACGACGGAACCGTGCCGGTCGTCTTCTTCTCCACGGACATAGACGCCGTCACCGATATCGCGCTCGACAACCACCAGGGCCGCATCGAGGGGATCGTCGCCGGGCTCGGGCACATGGGCAAGACCAGCTACCACCTCGCCATGGACGCCGTCATCGACCACTATCTCGACAGCGGCTCCAAGGACCCCGCCCTCGTCGTCTTCCAGACCGACGGCGGACCGATCAACAAGCTCGCCGCGGAACGGTACTTGTGCAAGTCGGCGAAGCTTCCGCTGTTCTGGCAGTTCATCGGGTTCGGTGATCCGGACAGCCGGCAGTTCGAATTCCTGCGCAAACTCGACGAGTTGGCGGTGCCGCAGAAGCGGGTCCTCGACAACGCCGGGTTCTTCCACGCCGGTTCGGATCCGCGGAAGGTGTCCGACGGGGAGCTGTACGACCGGCTCGTGGGCGAGTTCCCGCAGTGGCTGGCGGCGGCGCGGACGCGGGGGGTCGTCCAGTGA
- a CDS encoding HutD/Ves family protein, protein MTVQPLPAAGRVAVPWKNGGGVTREIAAWPAGADMGDFVWRVSLAEVDADGPFSAFAEVDRILTMVEGEGMDLTVGGERRRVDTRYAPQSFPGDLPTDCRLLGGPVVNLNVMWRRGGEAAPAVTITQSRPPLTLPADPAVVVVVLDGTAELSGLTLGRYDAALLTDEDAVLHATGRIAVIGLMSRD, encoded by the coding sequence GTGACCGTACAGCCGCTGCCCGCAGCCGGGCGGGTCGCCGTGCCCTGGAAGAACGGCGGCGGGGTGACCCGTGAGATCGCCGCGTGGCCCGCGGGCGCGGACATGGGCGACTTCGTGTGGCGGGTGAGCCTCGCCGAGGTCGACGCCGACGGGCCGTTCTCGGCGTTCGCCGAGGTGGACCGGATCCTCACCATGGTCGAGGGTGAGGGAATGGACCTGACCGTCGGCGGCGAACGCCGTCGCGTCGACACCCGCTACGCGCCCCAGAGTTTCCCCGGCGACCTGCCCACCGACTGCCGCCTGCTCGGGGGCCCGGTCGTGAACCTCAATGTCATGTGGCGCCGGGGCGGCGAGGCGGCCCCGGCCGTCACGATCACGCAGTCCCGGCCGCCCCTCACCCTCCCCGCGGACCCGGCCGTAGTGGTCGTCGTGCTCGACGGGACCGCCGAGCTGTCCGGGCTGACCCTCGGACGGTACGACGCGGCGCTGCTGACCGACGAGGACGCGGTGCTGCACGCGACGGGCCGCATCGCCGTCATCGGTCTCATGTCACGGGACTGA
- the qcrB gene encoding cytochrome bc1 complex cytochrome b subunit: MGVRESNSGRATGTSSAGTSSARTSSVGTSRAGRPDETGKGERLADWADERLGIYALAKANMRKVFPDHWSFMLGEVCLYSFIVLILTGVYLTLFFEPSGVEVVYHGSYKPLNGIIMTRAYESTLDISFDVRGGLLIRQIHHWAALVFLAGMLVHMMRVFFTGAFRKPREVNWLFGWTLLMLGLITGLTGYSLPDDLLSGTGVRFAQGAILSVPVVGTYLSFFLFGGEFPGHDIISRFFPIHVLLLPGIMLGLVVAHLILVFYHKHTQYPGPGRDQKSVVGMPFMPVYMAKAGGFFFLVFGVLSIMGAIATINPVWAFGPYRPDLVTTGAQPDWYLGFSEGLIRVMPGWEINAWGHTLQLGVFIPFSLFPLIMTAIAVYPFIEAWVTGDRREHHILDRPRNVPTRTGLGVAWLTLYAVLLVGGGNDLWATHFHLSINAITWFVRVAVFVGPALAYVVTKRICLGLQRGDRDKVLHGRESGIIRRLPHGEYVEVHEPLTPAQRFTLTQHEQAPPYEVGPLVDANGVVRRVGPARRLRARLARALYGPDTQIPKPTVEEYRELTSEDHHH; this comes from the coding sequence ATGGGCGTGCGAGAGAGCAACTCAGGCCGGGCTACGGGGACTTCGAGTGCCGGGACTTCATCTGCCAGGACTTCGTCCGTCGGGACGTCGCGTGCCGGGCGGCCGGACGAGACCGGCAAGGGGGAGCGGCTCGCGGACTGGGCCGACGAGCGACTGGGCATCTACGCGCTGGCCAAGGCCAACATGCGCAAGGTCTTTCCGGACCATTGGTCGTTCATGCTGGGCGAGGTCTGCCTCTACAGCTTCATCGTCCTGATCCTGACCGGCGTCTATCTGACCCTGTTCTTCGAGCCGAGCGGGGTCGAGGTCGTCTACCACGGCTCGTACAAGCCGCTGAACGGCATCATCATGACGCGGGCGTACGAGTCCACGCTCGACATCAGCTTCGATGTGCGCGGCGGCCTGCTGATCCGGCAGATCCACCACTGGGCGGCGCTCGTCTTCCTCGCCGGGATGCTCGTGCACATGATGCGGGTGTTCTTCACCGGCGCGTTCCGCAAGCCGCGCGAGGTCAACTGGCTCTTCGGCTGGACCCTGTTGATGCTCGGCCTCATCACCGGTCTGACCGGCTACTCGCTCCCCGACGACCTGCTCTCCGGCACGGGCGTCCGCTTCGCGCAGGGCGCCATCCTGTCGGTCCCGGTCGTGGGGACGTATCTCTCCTTCTTCCTCTTCGGAGGGGAGTTCCCGGGGCACGACATCATTTCGCGCTTCTTCCCCATCCATGTGCTCCTGCTGCCGGGCATCATGCTGGGGCTGGTGGTCGCGCATCTGATCCTGGTCTTCTACCACAAGCACACGCAGTACCCGGGGCCCGGCCGCGACCAGAAGTCAGTCGTCGGCATGCCGTTCATGCCGGTCTACATGGCCAAGGCGGGCGGCTTCTTCTTCCTCGTCTTCGGCGTCCTGTCGATCATGGGCGCGATCGCCACCATCAACCCCGTCTGGGCCTTCGGGCCCTATCGGCCGGACCTGGTGACCACCGGCGCGCAACCCGACTGGTATCTGGGCTTCTCCGAGGGACTGATCCGGGTGATGCCGGGATGGGAGATCAACGCCTGGGGCCACACGCTCCAGCTGGGCGTCTTCATCCCCTTCTCGCTCTTCCCGCTCATCATGACCGCCATCGCCGTCTATCCGTTCATCGAGGCGTGGGTCACCGGCGACAGACGTGAGCACCACATCCTGGACCGGCCGCGCAACGTGCCCACGCGCACCGGCCTCGGCGTCGCCTGGCTGACGCTGTACGCCGTCCTGCTGGTCGGCGGGGGCAACGACCTGTGGGCCACCCACTTCCATCTCTCGATCAACGCGATCACCTGGTTCGTACGGGTCGCCGTCTTCGTCGGGCCCGCGCTCGCCTACGTCGTGACGAAACGGATCTGTCTGGGCCTGCAACGCGGGGACCGCGACAAGGTGCTGCACGGGCGCGAGTCCGGCATCATCAGGCGGCTCCCGCACGGCGAGTACGTCGAGGTCCACGAACCGCTCACGCCGGCACAGCGGTTCACGCTCACCCAGCACGAGCAGGCGCCGCCGTACGAGGTGGGACCGCTCGTCGACGCGAACGGCGTGGTCCGCCGGGTCGGCCCCGCCCGGCGGCTGCGCGCCCGGCTGGCCCGGGCCCTGTACGGACCGGACACGCAGATCCCGAAGCCGACGGTGGAGGAGTACCGGGAGCTCACGAGCGAGGACCATCACCACTGA
- a CDS encoding acyl-CoA dehydrogenase family protein codes for MRFLLDTEQRAFAASLDAMLTSAHTPSAIRAWAEGDHTPGLALWSRLADAGVFALAIPEAYDGVGPLPVELAVAFVELGRHGVPGPLVETVAAAALLSGLDESGPAKRLLPALASGESVATLALADSYALDADAATVLLAVNGAGLRLAPGHGPVRPSVDRARRLARPEPGGELLATGPQVTRAAAHALRWARLATAAQALGAGLALLDRTVAYVRQRTQFGVPIGSFQAVKHQLADARIALEFARPLLFGAALSMTPADVAAAKVTACEAAYATARTALQLHGAIGYTAEYDLSLWLTKARALRTAWGSPAECRAAVLGGLSGDGPRS; via the coding sequence ATGCGCTTCCTCCTCGACACCGAACAGCGCGCCTTCGCCGCCTCCCTCGACGCGATGCTGACCTCCGCGCACACCCCTTCGGCTATCCGCGCCTGGGCCGAGGGCGACCACACCCCCGGCCTCGCCCTGTGGTCCCGCCTCGCCGACGCGGGCGTCTTCGCGCTGGCGATACCCGAGGCGTACGACGGAGTGGGCCCCCTGCCCGTCGAACTGGCCGTGGCGTTCGTCGAGTTGGGCCGCCATGGGGTTCCGGGTCCGCTGGTGGAGACGGTGGCGGCGGCCGCGCTGCTCTCCGGGCTCGACGAGTCGGGCCCCGCCAAGCGGCTCCTGCCGGCGCTCGCCTCGGGCGAGAGCGTCGCCACGCTCGCCCTGGCGGACTCCTACGCGCTCGACGCGGACGCGGCGACGGTCCTGCTCGCCGTGAACGGCGCCGGCCTGCGGCTCGCGCCTGGCCACGGCCCGGTGCGCCCGTCGGTGGACCGGGCCCGGCGGCTCGCCCGGCCGGAACCCGGCGGTGAACTCCTGGCCACCGGCCCCCAGGTCACCCGTGCCGCGGCCCACGCCCTGCGCTGGGCCCGTCTCGCCACCGCCGCGCAGGCCCTCGGGGCAGGGCTCGCGCTGCTCGACCGGACGGTGGCGTACGTCAGGCAGCGCACCCAGTTCGGCGTCCCCATAGGCTCCTTCCAGGCCGTCAAGCATCAGCTCGCCGACGCGAGGATCGCCCTGGAGTTCGCGCGGCCGCTCCTGTTCGGGGCCGCCCTGTCGATGACACCGGCAGACGTCGCCGCCGCCAAGGTCACGGCCTGCGAAGCCGCGTACGCCACCGCCCGTACCGCCCTCCAGCTGCACGGCGCGATCGGCTACACGGCCGAGTACGACCTCTCCCTCTGGCTCACCAAGGCCCGCGCCCTGCGCACCGCGTGGGGCAGCCCGGCCGAGTGCAGGGCGGCGGTCCTGGGCGGGCTCAGTGGTGATGGTCCTCGCTCGTGA
- a CDS encoding acyl-CoA dehydrogenase family protein, with the protein MDLTHSAADEAFRAEARAWLDAHVPSVPLPSLETEEGFAAHRAWEAELAADRWSVVSWPTEYGGRGADIVRWLVFEEEYYAAGAPGRVGQNGISLLAPTLFDHGTREQRARVLPPMATGEVIWAQAWSEPEAGSDLASLTSRAVRTDGGWLLGGQKTWSSRAAFADRAFGLFRSEPDTPKPHQGLTYLMFDLRAPGVTVRPIGRLDGKPAFAELFLDDVFVPDEDVIGEPGQGWRVAMSTAGNERGLTLRSPGRFLAAADRLVDLWRTHCDPSDTALRDRVADAVIGARAYQLFTYASASRFLDGESIGPESSLNKVFWSEYDIALHETALDLLGPEGELADTDWSEGYVFSLAGPVYAGTNEIQRDIIAERLLGLPKGRR; encoded by the coding sequence ATGGATCTCACCCACTCCGCCGCCGACGAGGCGTTCCGCGCCGAGGCCCGGGCCTGGCTCGACGCCCATGTCCCGTCCGTCCCGCTCCCCTCGCTGGAGACCGAGGAGGGTTTCGCCGCACACCGCGCGTGGGAGGCCGAACTGGCCGCGGACCGCTGGTCGGTGGTGTCCTGGCCCACGGAGTACGGCGGCCGGGGCGCGGACATCGTCCGGTGGCTGGTCTTCGAGGAGGAGTACTACGCGGCGGGCGCGCCGGGCCGGGTCGGCCAGAACGGCATCAGCCTCCTCGCGCCGACGCTCTTCGACCACGGCACACGGGAGCAACGCGCGCGCGTGCTGCCGCCGATGGCCACGGGCGAGGTCATCTGGGCACAGGCATGGTCCGAGCCCGAGGCCGGCTCCGACCTGGCCTCCCTCACCTCCCGCGCCGTGCGCACGGACGGCGGCTGGCTGCTCGGCGGGCAGAAGACCTGGTCGTCGCGGGCCGCGTTCGCCGACCGCGCGTTCGGCCTGTTCCGCAGCGAGCCGGACACCCCGAAACCCCACCAAGGCCTCACCTACCTGATGTTCGACCTGCGCGCACCCGGCGTGACCGTCCGCCCGATCGGCCGCCTGGACGGCAAACCGGCCTTCGCGGAGCTCTTCCTGGACGACGTCTTCGTCCCCGACGAGGACGTGATCGGCGAGCCGGGCCAGGGCTGGCGGGTCGCCATGTCGACAGCGGGCAACGAACGGGGGCTGACGCTGCGCTCACCGGGCCGTTTCCTCGCCGCCGCCGACCGGCTGGTGGACCTCTGGCGCACGCACTGCGACCCCTCGGACACGGCCCTGCGCGACCGGGTGGCCGACGCCGTGATCGGCGCCCGCGCCTACCAATTGTTCACGTACGCGAGCGCCTCCCGCTTCCTCGACGGCGAGAGCATCGGCCCGGAGTCCAGCCTGAACAAGGTCTTCTGGTCCGAGTACGACATCGCGCTGCACGAGACGGCGCTCGATCTCCTCGGCCCGGAGGGCGAGTTGGCGGACACCGACTGGTCCGAGGGCTACGTGTTCTCCCTGGCGGGACCCGTCTACGCGGGCACCAACGAGATCCAGCGCGACATCATCGCCGAGCGCCTGCTCGGCCTCCCGAAGGGTCGCCGCTGA
- a CDS encoding SDR family oxidoreductase — translation MSDVESPAYVPGHGLLKGRSAVITAAAGAGIGGATARRFLEEGARVLISDAHARRLKESEQSLTEEFGAARVASLPCDVTDEDQVHALFDTAAGLHGGLDIVVNNAGLGGTADLTDMTDEQWSKVIDVTLNGTFRCTRAALRLLKEQGGGGVVVNNASVIGWRAQAGQAHYAAAKAGVMALTRCAAIEAAAYGVRVNAVSPSLAMHPHLVKVTTPELLEELTAREAFGRYAEPWEVANVIVFLASGYSSYMTGEVVAVSSQHA, via the coding sequence ATGAGCGACGTCGAGAGCCCGGCGTACGTACCCGGGCACGGGCTGCTGAAGGGGCGCTCCGCCGTGATCACCGCCGCGGCGGGAGCGGGTATCGGCGGGGCCACGGCACGCAGGTTCCTGGAGGAGGGCGCGCGCGTGCTGATCAGCGACGCCCACGCGCGCAGGCTCAAGGAGAGCGAGCAGTCGCTCACCGAGGAGTTCGGCGCCGCGCGGGTCGCCTCCCTGCCCTGCGACGTCACCGACGAAGACCAGGTCCACGCCCTCTTCGACACGGCCGCCGGTCTGCACGGCGGCCTGGACATAGTCGTCAACAACGCCGGCCTGGGCGGCACCGCCGACCTCACCGACATGACCGACGAGCAGTGGTCGAAGGTCATCGACGTCACGCTGAACGGCACGTTCCGGTGTACGAGGGCGGCCCTGCGGCTGCTCAAGGAGCAGGGCGGCGGGGGAGTCGTCGTCAACAACGCCTCCGTCATCGGCTGGCGAGCCCAGGCAGGCCAGGCCCACTACGCCGCCGCCAAGGCCGGGGTCATGGCGCTCACCCGGTGCGCGGCGATCGAGGCCGCCGCGTACGGGGTGCGGGTCAACGCCGTGTCGCCGAGCCTCGCCATGCACCCGCACCTCGTGAAGGTGACCACGCCCGAACTCCTCGAAGAGCTGACCGCGCGCGAGGCCTTCGGGAGGTACGCCGAGCCCTGGGAGGTGGCCAACGTGATCGTGTTCCTGGCGTCCGGCTACTCCTCGTACATGACCGGAGAAGTCGTCGCGGTCAGCAGCCAGCATGCCTAG
- a CDS encoding TetR/AcrR family transcriptional regulator has translation MPTKKKPQVTASPERRRELLDTAAEVFAEQGYNATTVRKIADEAGMLAGSLYYHFDSKESMLEEILRTFLDELWNGYDTVLDAELGPRETLEALVTESFREIDRHRAAVAIYQKESRHLAAQQRFAFLAESQRNFEKAWLSTLERGVEAEVFRADLDIRLTYRFVRDTVWVAASWYRPGGQHSPEEIARQYLSMVLDGIAVRE, from the coding sequence GTGCCTACCAAGAAGAAGCCCCAGGTGACCGCCTCGCCGGAGCGGCGCCGTGAACTGCTCGACACCGCCGCCGAGGTCTTCGCCGAGCAGGGCTACAACGCCACCACCGTACGCAAGATCGCGGACGAGGCCGGGATGCTCGCGGGCAGCCTCTACTACCACTTCGACTCCAAGGAATCGATGCTGGAGGAGATCCTGCGGACCTTCCTCGACGAGCTCTGGAACGGGTACGACACCGTCCTGGACGCCGAACTCGGCCCCCGGGAGACCCTGGAGGCCCTGGTCACCGAGTCCTTCCGGGAGATCGACCGGCACCGTGCCGCCGTCGCGATCTACCAGAAGGAGTCCCGGCACCTCGCGGCCCAGCAGCGCTTCGCGTTCCTCGCCGAATCGCAGCGCAACTTCGAGAAGGCGTGGCTGAGCACCCTGGAGCGCGGCGTCGAGGCCGAGGTCTTCCGGGCCGACCTCGACATCCGGCTCACCTACCGCTTCGTGCGCGACACCGTGTGGGTCGCCGCGTCCTGGTACCGGCCCGGCGGACAGCACAGCCCGGAGGAGATCGCCCGCCAGTACCTGTCGATGGTGCTCGACGGGATCGCCGTACGTGAATGA
- a CDS encoding acetyl-CoA C-acetyltransferase: MAEAYIVEAVRTPVGRRKGGLSGVHPADLGAHVLKALVERSGVDPAAVEDVVFGCLDTVGPQAGDIARTCWLAAGLPEEVPGVTIDRQCGSSQQAVHFAAQGVLSGTQDLVVAGGVQNMSQIPIAFASRQAAEPLGLTAGPFAGSEGWRARYGDRPVNQFHGAELIAAKWGISRRDQEEFALRSHQRAIRAIDEGRFARETVAYGEVTVDEGPRRDTSLEKMAGLNPVVEGGTITAACSSQVSDGAAAMLLASERAVREHGLTPRARVHHLSVRGEDPIRMLSAPIPATAYALKKTGMSLDDIDLVEINEAFAPVVLAWLKETGADPDKVNVNGGAIALGHPLGATGVKLMTTLLHELERTGGRFGLQTMCEGGGQANVTIIERL, translated from the coding sequence ATGGCCGAGGCCTACATCGTCGAAGCGGTCCGCACCCCCGTCGGGCGGCGCAAGGGAGGCCTGAGCGGTGTCCACCCGGCCGACCTGGGCGCGCATGTCCTCAAGGCCCTGGTCGAGCGGTCCGGTGTGGACCCGGCCGCCGTCGAGGACGTGGTCTTCGGCTGCCTGGACACGGTGGGGCCGCAGGCCGGGGACATCGCCCGCACCTGCTGGCTGGCGGCCGGACTGCCCGAGGAGGTGCCGGGCGTCACCATCGACCGGCAGTGCGGGTCCTCCCAGCAGGCCGTGCACTTCGCGGCCCAGGGGGTGCTGTCCGGCACCCAGGACCTGGTGGTCGCGGGCGGCGTCCAGAACATGTCGCAGATACCCATCGCCTTCGCCTCCCGCCAGGCGGCGGAGCCCCTGGGCCTGACGGCCGGTCCCTTCGCCGGCAGCGAGGGCTGGCGGGCGCGCTACGGCGACCGGCCCGTCAACCAGTTCCACGGCGCCGAACTGATCGCCGCCAAGTGGGGCATCAGCCGCCGTGACCAGGAGGAGTTCGCCCTCCGCTCCCACCAGCGGGCGATCCGTGCCATCGACGAGGGCCGGTTCGCGCGCGAGACGGTGGCGTACGGCGAGGTGACCGTCGACGAGGGGCCGCGCCGGGACACCTCGCTGGAGAAGATGGCGGGCCTGAACCCGGTCGTCGAGGGCGGCACCATCACCGCCGCCTGCTCCTCCCAGGTCTCCGACGGCGCCGCCGCGATGCTGCTCGCCTCCGAGCGCGCGGTACGGGAGCACGGGCTGACCCCGCGCGCCCGCGTCCACCACCTCTCCGTGCGCGGCGAGGACCCCATCCGCATGCTCTCGGCCCCCATCCCGGCCACCGCGTACGCCCTGAAGAAGACCGGCATGTCCCTCGACGACATCGACCTCGTCGAGATCAACGAAGCCTTCGCCCCGGTCGTCCTCGCCTGGCTCAAGGAGACCGGCGCCGACCCCGACAAGGTCAACGTCAACGGCGGCGCGATCGCCCTCGGCCACCCCCTCGGCGCCACGGGCGTGAAGCTCATGACCACCCTGCTCCATGAACTCGAGCGCACCGGCGGTCGCTTCGGCCTCCAGACGATGTGCGAGGGCGGCGGCCAGGCGAACGTGACGATCATCGAACGGCTCTGA
- a CDS encoding SIMPL domain-containing protein yields MYQTIRQPWGLSVFGTGSVQAEPQLARLKLAVDLLAPTADKAFDKAGTAVSALRETLRRHGIPDAKVSGSRLSLKSAYDGYGADRKFLGYRCMATFTIETTNLDALQQLIVDAVNAGANHVDDVLFDVQDKSALRDEARRRAVEAARRKAGVYAEAADVSLGPVVHVEDVDPESVTPYRGHGQNAGGAGGGDLAPGMVEVAAAVWLGFSLTR; encoded by the coding sequence ATGTATCAGACGATCAGACAGCCTTGGGGTCTCAGTGTGTTCGGCACGGGCAGCGTGCAGGCCGAGCCGCAGCTCGCGCGCCTGAAGCTGGCCGTGGACCTACTCGCGCCGACGGCGGACAAGGCCTTCGACAAGGCGGGCACGGCGGTGTCCGCGCTGCGCGAGACCCTGCGCCGGCACGGCATACCCGACGCGAAGGTGTCGGGCTCCCGGCTCTCGCTCAAGTCCGCGTACGACGGATACGGCGCTGACCGCAAGTTCCTCGGCTACCGCTGCATGGCGACGTTCACCATCGAGACCACGAACCTGGACGCGCTGCAGCAGCTGATCGTGGACGCGGTGAACGCGGGCGCGAACCACGTCGACGATGTCCTCTTCGACGTACAGGACAAGTCCGCGCTGCGCGACGAGGCCCGGCGCAGAGCGGTCGAGGCGGCCCGCCGCAAGGCGGGGGTCTACGCGGAGGCCGCCGATGTCTCGCTGGGTCCGGTGGTGCACGTCGAGGACGTGGATCCGGAGTCGGTCACGCCCTACCGCGGCCACGGCCAGAATGCCGGCGGCGCGGGCGGCGGCGACCTCGCACCGGGCATGGTGGAGGTCGCGGCCGCGGTGTGGCTGGGCTTCTCGCTGACCCGCTAG
- a CDS encoding NAD(P)H-dependent flavin oxidoreductase, whose amino-acid sequence METALTRLVGVRHPVVQTGMGWVAGPRLVSATANAGALGILASATMTLDQLRDSVREVRSRTDQPFGVNLRADAGDAGDRVRIIIDEGVRVASFALAPSRELIAELKDAGVVVIPSVGARRHAEKVAAWGADAVLVQGGEGGGHTGEVATTVLLPQVVDAVGIPVVAAGGFHDGRGLVAALAYGAAGIAMGTRFLLTSDSTVPDAVKAKYLAATVKDVTVTTAVDGLPHRMLRTDLVSSLEKSGRTKSLVRAARRAAGFRKLSGLSWPQMIRDGLAMKHGKDLSWSQVLLAANAPMLLRASMVEGRTDLGVMAAGQVAGVIDELPSCAELVERIMVQAEAVISGFSALSDREGV is encoded by the coding sequence ATGGAGACCGCGCTGACCCGGCTCGTCGGAGTCCGCCACCCGGTCGTGCAGACCGGCATGGGCTGGGTGGCGGGCCCCCGCCTGGTGTCGGCCACGGCGAACGCGGGCGCACTGGGCATCCTGGCCTCCGCGACGATGACGCTCGACCAACTCCGGGACTCTGTACGGGAGGTAAGGTCCCGCACGGACCAGCCGTTCGGAGTGAATCTGCGCGCCGACGCGGGGGACGCGGGCGACCGTGTACGGATCATCATCGACGAGGGCGTGCGCGTCGCGTCCTTCGCGCTCGCTCCCTCGCGCGAGCTGATCGCCGAACTGAAGGACGCGGGCGTGGTCGTCATCCCTTCCGTCGGGGCGCGGCGGCATGCCGAGAAGGTCGCCGCATGGGGCGCCGACGCGGTGCTCGTGCAGGGCGGCGAGGGCGGCGGGCACACCGGTGAAGTGGCGACGACCGTACTGCTGCCGCAGGTCGTGGACGCGGTCGGCATCCCGGTCGTGGCGGCGGGCGGCTTCCACGACGGGCGGGGGCTGGTGGCGGCGCTGGCGTACGGGGCGGCGGGCATCGCCATGGGCACCCGTTTCCTGCTCACCTCGGACTCGACGGTTCCGGACGCGGTGAAGGCGAAGTACCTGGCGGCGACAGTCAAGGACGTCACCGTCACCACGGCCGTGGACGGACTCCCGCACCGCATGCTCCGTACGGACCTCGTCAGCTCCCTGGAGAAGTCCGGCCGTACGAAGTCCCTCGTCCGGGCCGCCCGCCGGGCCGCCGGCTTCCGGAAGCTGTCCGGGCTCTCCTGGCCGCAGATGATCCGCGACGGGCTCGCGATGAAGCACGGCAAGGACCTGTCCTGGAGTCAGGTGCTGCTCGCGGCCAACGCGCCGATGCTGCTGCGTGCGTCGATGGTCGAAGGGCGCACGGATCTGGGGGTGATGGCGGCCGGGCAGGTGGCCGGGGTGATCGACGAACTCCCCTCGTGCGCCGAGCTGGTGGAGCGGATCATGGTTCAGGCAGAGGCGGTCATCAGTGGATTTTCCGCCCTGTCCGACCGCGAGGGTGTTTGA